A single window of Nicotiana sylvestris chromosome 5, ASM39365v2, whole genome shotgun sequence DNA harbors:
- the LOC104212697 gene encoding glucomannan 4-beta-mannosyltransferase 9-like: MDWISSETSLSTRDGITSQIGLLWQQVRAPLLVPSLRIMVFLCLAMSLMLFVERVYMGIVIAFIKVLRRKPEKKYKWEPVKDDLELANYSYPMVLVQIPMYNEREVYQLSIGAACNLSWPADRILVQVLDDSTDLTIKAMVEQECRRWAGKGVNIKYEIRDNRKGYKAGALKEGMKHNYVKLCDYVAIFDADFQPDSDFLMRTIPFLVHNPEVGLVQVRWKFVNSDECLLTRMQEMSLDYHFTVEQEVGSATHAFFGFNGTAGVWRITALNEAGGWKDRTTVEDMDLAVRAGLKGWKFVYVGELKVKNELPSTFKAYRYQQHRWSCGPANLFRKMALEIAANKKVSLWKKCYLIYSFFFVRKIVAHIVTFIFYCVVMPATVLIPEVQVPIWGAVYIPSTITLLNAVGTPRSLHLLVFWILFENVMSLHRTRATFIGLFEVGRVNEWIVTEKLGDALKTKMSSKASKKDRFRIGERYKLHFMEIFVGLYLLLCGWYDYSFGKNRFYIYLFLQSMAFFVAGFSYIGVFVPNS, translated from the exons ATGGACTGGATTTCCTCTGAGACTTCTTTGAGTACTCGTGATGGCATTACTAGCCAGATTGGATTGCTGTGGCAGCAAGTTAGAGCTCCATTGCTTGTGCCATCTCTCAGAATTATGGTCTTCTTGTGCTTGGCTATGTCTTTGATGTTATTTGTGGAGAGAGTTTATATGGGAATTGTCATAGCTTTTATCAAGGTGTTGAGGCGAAAGCCGGAAAAGAAGTACAAATGGGAGCCAGTAAAagatgatttggagctagcaaaTTATTCTTATCCTATGGTATTAGTGCAAATACCAATGTACAATGAAAGAGAG GTATATCAGTTGTCTATTGGAGCTGCTTGTAACCTTTCATGGCCAGCTGATAGAATCTTAGTTCAAGTTCTTGATGATTCAACTGATCTTACTATTAAG GCTATGGTGGAACAAGAGTGCAGGAGATGGGCAGGAAAGGGAGTGAACATAAAGTATGAGATAAGAGACAACAGGAAAGGGTACAAAGCTGGGGCACTAAAGGAAGGAATGAAGCACAATTATGTGAAGCTGTGTGACTATGTAGCCATATTTGATGCTGATTTTCAACCTGACTCTGATTTCTTGATGCGCACCATCCCTTTTCTTGTACACAATCCTGAAGTTGGACTTGTTCAAGTTCGTTGGAAATTCG TAAATTCTGATGAGTGCTTATTGACAAGAATGCAAGAAATGTCATTGGATTACCATTTCACAGTGGAGCAAGAAGTTGGATCTGCAACCCATGCATTTTTTGGCTTCAATG GAACTGCTGGGGTGTGGAGAATTACAGCACTTAATGAAGCTGGAGGATGGAAAGACAGGACAACTGTGGAAGACATGGATTTGGCAGTTCGAGCTGGTCTCAAAGGCTGGAAATTTGTCTATGTTGGTGAACTTAAG GTGAAAAATGAATTGCCAAGTACATTCAAGGCCTATCGTTATCAGCAGCACAGGTGGTCATGTGGACCTGCTAATCTTTTTAGGAAAATGGCACTGGAAATTGCTGCAAACAAG AAAGTCTCTCTGTGGAAGAAGTGTTATCTGATTTACAGCTTCTTCTTTGTTAGAAAAATCGTTGCGCATATTGTTACATTCATCTTTTATTGTGTTGTTATGCCTGCCACTGTTTTGATCCCTGAAGTTCAAGTTCCTATATGGGGAGCTGTCTATATTCCTTCCACTATCACTCTCCTCAACGCTGTCGGCACGCCAAg ATCGCTCCATTTATTGGTTTTCTGGATCCTATTTGAGAATGTAATGTCCCTTCATCGAACGAGGGCAACGTTCATCGGCCTTTTTGAGGTGGGAAGAGTCAACGAATGGATCGTGACAGAGAAATTGGGAGATGCCCTGAAGACTAAAATGAGCTCAAAAGCTTCTAAGAAAGATCGTTTTCGAATTGGAGAAAGGTACAAGCTACATTTCATGGAGATTTTTGTCGGGTTGTACCTTTTGCTTTGTGGGTGGTACGATTACTCATTCGGAAAGAATAGATTCTACATATACCTCTTCCTCCAAAGCATGGCCTTTTTTGTGGCTGGATTTAGCTATATTGGAGTCTTTGTTCCAAATTCTTAG